Genomic DNA from Mixophyes fleayi isolate aMixFle1 chromosome 7, aMixFle1.hap1, whole genome shotgun sequence:
TGGCAGCAATAAGTTACAACACATCTGTGATATTAAATATACGTTAAACAGGCGCTGTAACAAGCATGCGGTTTTAATAAATTAAGTAATGGCTTTTATCTCTACTTTGATTTCCTTACAACTTTTGACAACACAATATAAATGACTATTTTTGGatcaatacaatataaaaagtcTCTTTCTTTCAAAGTTCActtaatgtaagaaaataaaagataaacCCCTGGCAAGTCTTACATCCAGAAGTTATCTAGacagcaatggagttcttgtaCAAACACACTGACTGAGATATGGTAACAAATGCCTAAATGTATAGGAAGAGATGGTAAAGAGAAGGGGGGTTCTTAGTTTCCGCATAGAAGATGTTCGGAAAAACATATCAATGAGCTAGAGATGTCCAAAGACCAAGATATGCTGTAGTGGGCCAGTTAGTATGTCCTACGTGAGTCATCTGATATCACCACAAGGGTGAGCACTGGCCCACTTACAGCTATGTACAAATGCTAGTTATAAAAGTGACCACAACAATGAAGGGCACGGAATATGTCATAACGCCATAACCAGAGATACTtggcaagggggcagcatgtGTGAGGTGGGATTAAAGCGTAACAAAAGAAGCATCTATGTTTcccttgtaaataaaaaaaacataccacCAACAAAAATAACTTGTTTAGAGAAGTCCATAAGGGTTTTATTCACTGAAAATATATGGGTAAAAATATATTTGCCCCTCTCCTTACTGGCCAggagagctgatgaagaggacAGGGTCGAGTGGATGGGTGACCGGGATGCCCACACATGCCAGTTATGCGGCCACTATTATTTACAATActtattacaaatgtttcaataaataaataaaacccaagAGCCCTCCTGGTGGAGGACCACTTTACATTCTAACTGACTCTTAAAATAGATTTtcccaatttattatttttaccttgTTATAGAATTTGCTGTTCCAATACAACtttgtatccccccccccccaaaatattttttgcagtGCAACAATTGCAAAGTCATTGACAAGTCGGTTATGTCTACTTCTATTTAAAGGGAATCTATTGGGAGGTTACAAAACATTGTCGTAAAACAAAGCAAATTACTCAAATCCCTTTTACTAATTAAGAATACTAAAATAGAGAATTAAAAGTCTAGTGAAAGGAAGCTTTTGTAAGTGTATTTGTAACTGTGGAGAAAACATACTGTCAAAGGACTAAAGGGTGGAGGGGCCAGCAATGTGAAACAAATGGCGGGGCACAGTGGTGACACAAAATTAAATATACCTAATGTGACAAACATTTCATATATAGCATTTAATGTATAGATGTTTGGGGTACAGTTCGAGATCTAACAGTAAAAAAGGCATGTTTTCCTTACACATGACTAGGACCGACTGGCAAATTTAATGGCCAAACATCGCTTGCTTTAATAGGATACATTTTAAAAACGGGACAGTCAGCCTTACAAAATCcacatttgtatatttgtttttattttttaaaaaaaaaagaatactattTTGACTTTGTGCATGAACAAAAAATATGGTAGATGACATGAAAGCCACACGTCTTTAAAGATTACTCAATACACCGCTTCTAATCTATTTCTGCTGTCTCTTCTTAACAGAACCTCGTCATAGAGGATGATACAATCTATCAGAACACATAATCACTGAAACCGGCTTATTCAAAAGGATATTGTAACCGCCAGACAGGAACTCCTTTTTATATGCATTAATCAGTTGTCATAAGCAGTTGGAAGACCGAGCACATAAATTTCTGATCATACATGCATGAAGAAACATTGATGAATGAAACACACAGAACATAGACCACACAGATCACAACAGACAGCATTAGACATGAATCTAGCCATTTTGGGCAATACTAAGCTCTACTAAAGCGTAGCCATGATGCCTCTCTTGGGTCAGTGGAAGGTTGCTGATGCAGCTGATTGGACAAGCCAAAGCAGCCGCCAGTCAGCTACAGAGCCAATCTTCCACTGTATACAGTTTACAACCAGTGAAGTTGAGAACCACCTTGAAGGCATTGGTCCTGTAGAAGGACTGTCCTGTTCACTGTAAGGTTAATAGATGTTCCAGCATTCTGGCAATTTGATTGTTCTAACTCTTACACTTGAATTTAATGCTAATATTACAGGAAGGGCCTCGagaggctttttttttgtttgtttgtttttcgtttcCGTATCTGCCATTGCACCTCCTTAATAAATTAAACATCTGCCATTGTCTGTGAACGCATGAAGTGTCATTTCAACACTTACCGTTTTCCACATATGGGTGAAACGGTAGGACCAGGGCCAGCACCACCCGACCCCTGGTTGGCTCGAGGACGCTTCTCATTTCCTTCAGTAAAGTCACGGGCTGGTGGCAGCGGTCAAGGAGGTTCAAGCAGCTAATGACATCATACTGGAATCCGGTCCGTTGCCATTCATCAATATTAAGCACTCTAAACACAAGAAAGGCTGTTCATGTTTCAGTCATGTTAAGGTTAGCTTACTTTCCTTATGTCAGTCTAAGATAATTCTCTTAATGAAATCCAGGTACAGTAGGAATAAAGGTTAATTATACAGaaaatgggcctcatttagagatagGAGTAAGCAAAGAAAACAAGCAcgcttgctcctggacaaaccatattgcaaCAACAAGAGGTGTAAATGCATTTACTTATTTGCTCGCATATAGGgaaaatacttgctgcttttgcaagcagcacacaaatactgggcacaAGGTGCAAATTGCTCCTTATTCTACTTTGCTCCCCATCGCTAAATGAGCCCATTTGTCTATAATTAACCTGTATGGCTAATGAAACTTAATCCCATCCAGGATATAACAGAATTATCAGGCATGTTTATATAATCATGCAGCAATGTTTATTTCAGTTACCCTGGCATATTACACAGATCTGCTATTTACCtacaattgtatccaatgcaCAGAGAACAGCAGAGCTGTGTCGTATACCAACCCTGTTGGCGCAAATAACGACAGAATGAAGCCAGGGAAATGTGGTTAGTAAAAGTTGAATGAGGGCATGTGCAAGCCAATAAATGTCATGTGAAGGTGGATTTGATGGGTGTTTGGACATGTTATCCATCCACAATGGTGTATGTGGGTGATACGTACCTGTACTTTTTCTTCTGAAGTTGCCATATCATAGTCTGGGACATCTCTGTGACATAGATCTCCTCAAAGTGCGGACTCATGACCTTTGTCACTTCCCCATCTCCTGCCCCTAAATCCAATAGTCTGTGGGATTTCCAGTCCGGGCCAATTTTGAGAAGCCTCTGGAACTGCTCTGGTGAAAAGACAAACATTGACCCCCTACCAAGCAACCTAAGGGTAGAAGAGAGAACAGTTAAACTGCATGAAAATACAGATTAAGAACAGTAAACAGGGCCATATAGTATATGGACATATGGCAATATGAAACACCTATTTACAAAGGGGGAGAGTACCCTTTGGTCAACCCCCCTTAATACAACTAGCCTCTCTAGTGGAACAAATTGGGTGGGGGCCAAGGTTTGTTCCCGTTACCAGAAGCCAATAACAAACCACTTTTGTGACAGGTGACCTGCAGTTCACACCAGGGTATTACAATCTACCCAGCCATCTACAGCACAGCTCTAGGGAAACTCTCCCTCTCCCTTACTACATGGATGGGGATAATGGATGTTTTAAGGGAGGATGCACAGACGTGAACAGTCCCTTCAAAACAAATTATTGCATGAACATCCACCAGCTGCTATAAAACACAGTTTGTTGGCATCCCTTGCACAGTCGGTACACCGGTAACATTCACACTGCCCTCTTGCCAGCCCTGTAGCATAAGCAGATGATGTTCTCCCAAATCCAAGATAAACAGTACTAAGGTAATAACCTTATAGGGTCAATATTACGAAAATTTACTTTTTGGCACAAAATATACTTTTCATGTTTCAGTAAATCAAAATGTTCTTCACGCCCAATGAGCGACTGGTTCCAAATCTTGCGGTTATCATTGTGTGTGCAAGTGTTTTACTACATTTCATGAAATTTGACTACTGAATATCTCTATTCTATTGGTACCTATAGATATTTCATTTCTTTACAGCTTATAGAATGTAACCGCTCCACCTCATACATGTACAAGCAAAATCAGAAAATGTATATTCACATAACTTTCTTACCCTGGAGTACAGACATAACAAGAGTTAATCGCACCTTGTCTGGCACACCAGTCTCTAGCCAATCTGTACCATATAACTGTATTACCTTAAGGTGTAAGTATTGTACAGTACCCATGCCCAGACCAATAACAAATTGACAGTAAGTCTGGTATCATTTTTCTATTTTCCTGGTCCATACACCACGACAGTGGACGTCTAGATAAAATACCCTAGCAGTaaatacatgtgagactattcaATGTAAATGATTTactattataccccattcatactgcaccaaaaacccgggtttttgcagaggcacgctgagaaacccgggtcttggtgcagtatgaatagtccaaccacaaaatcccggggctaaaatcccgggacttagacccgggattttgcgaggggtaattcccgtgttggaccccgctcgcctgcagtatgaatggtgcaacccgtgtaattcatactgtaaaaaaaaaaatatttggaagtaaaaaaaaaaaaaagattttaattaataaaaaatacataacaaatgtttacttaacttattttcagccagcggtgtctccggtgcgttgccggctgtcagggggacctctgggtactaaaatgacatcattttagtacctagaggtccccctgacagccggcaacgcaccggagacaccgctggctgaaaataagttaagtaaacatttgttttgtattttttagtaattaaaatcttttttttcacttttttttttctaaaacccgggtcgggcaggtgcagtatgaacccgcccgacccgagattcttcttatctatactgccctgtgccccggcaatatccctggttaacaacccgggatattgccggggcggcagtatgaaagtggtataaatcaCATACAAATAGAAAGTTATAGCCAAAATTGGTTGAAACCTGAAAGTCAGTCTAAATGTTTAGTAAAAGGTACTCATAGATGACCTTAACATTGCATAGTATGAACAGACTGTTTGTCATGTGTTCTCTGTATATATGTTCTTACTGCATCTACCGTATTCCATCCTTCTTGCTCAGCATTCTGTGACTGTTCAAAATAAGATATTGATTTAGATGAAATTCTGAAACTCCCCTGGGGAGAAATCAGTCACCTGCCCACAGTACTGCCTTCCAGGTGTACAACACAAGGGGAAGTTCAATGGATGTCTGGCCCATTATCTTTCCGTTAAGGCCCAAAGAGACGGAACTTGATTTTTCAgcaagtttatttattattttcttttacatatcaGACAAACTTTTACAATCaaaacaatatacataataaaattaaaaaggatGCAAAATGTGGCAATAGTGTGTAAATTCAAGacttagaaaaaaaacaatgctgGGTATTAATGTTTGGGGGAAGGACTGGAAGATTGGTATttaggagaggggggaagaggctgtTGCCACTCTGTGTCCATGTAGGTACTACAGTAAGTAGTAAAAACAATATTCATTCTGAGTGCCTGCTGTATATCAAGTGGGAAACGCATGcgggtatacagtatatacacattgcgcgcgcgcacacacacacacacacacacacacacacacacacacacacacacacacacacacacacaggtttatGTGGTGTTAAATTGCACTGAAATGTGGTTAAACAACTgagcaataataatgaaaaaaaagtgataatttACATGTGTTATCTGCGTCTGGTGATCATAGTCTGCGCTCCCTTATCTTAACCACGACAAACACAAGCTTGTATATCACTAGGTTACCCACAATGAAGCATTCTCTTCCTTCACTGCCCTGAGGGATCTATAGCAGCTGCTTTTTAATTCTTTGCTGCAAACAAGCATTATGCATGAAATCTGCTGGAAGGAACCCTCCCCAGATGAACAATAATTAGACAGCACAGCAGCAAACAAATAATTAATTTGTGTCTTGTCTGCCTGTGATGGGGGCACTTCGCTTGTGTTCCAGTCTGCGTAGGTCTACTTGGGTGACTGAGTAATGCTTGTAGACACCAGTCAGATAACGTCTTCAGGAAAGTGTGACCGTTAAATAattcaaaatgtgttttaaagaaaACCTGACATATAAGATTTACACATGAACAGAAATAAAAGACAGCAAACAAATCCACATACTTCAAAACTAATACATGTCAATAGAATACACAAAATTATAACAACAACACTGCCCAATGTAGTAATCATTGGGGATATTTTATAATTTGGGTGGTTAAGCTTTAAAAGACTTAAATACTTgcagggactttttttttttaccaacaccATCCATGAATACAGATTATAATTCTTAAAGACAATCTAAAGAAATTATTTGTAAATTCTCATTTCCAACACTGCCCCTTGTATTCCAATCCTTGTAGTGACTAGACTTACATAGCAGCACTCCTCACAGAGCATTATAATTTAAGCTTGACCTCTTACTTTAGTAGGCCTGTTGAAATAACTAGTACTGAAACATTACAGTGTATAATTATGGAATCTCTCAGAATGCGGAGGGTCACAAATTAGCCTTAGACAAGTTTTATGTACTTTCTGAGCACCGGGCACCATGTACTTACACTGCATCAGttatggaaagataccagtaataGTGTATTGGGAGATCAGTAAGTTCCTGGACTGGCATTTTATACAATTGTTAGTTAGTAGGTACCTACAATATTGATCAATTATATTAGCTCTTCCTTTTGTGTGTGGATTTAGACTATTAATGATTTTATCTAGCAACATCCAACACTGTATTTATAATAGTGTATGATTGTTAATTCTATTGTGGGTATATAAAAGAGACAGTGTTGTTGTGGAAATTCGTGGCAGGCCGCACTGCCTGATGGCCATGACCCCTTGTGGAGGAGGAGGTTGGAGAACAGACTAATTTAGCACTAGTTATGCAGGTCCCCTCTGTAGGCTGACCATGCACCCTCCGGTGGTATGCTATTTCCTGGGCTTTCATATTCCAAATCAGCCCCTTTCATTCTCTTGAGCATccacaaaaatacaaaattacacACTCCCCTTTGTCGATCCCAAGCTGTATGCACACAAGCTATGTTCCCTACTCACCAACTATGTGTTGAAGGATAAACTACCGAGATTGGCCCACTCATGATGAACCGTCCAAGACGGGCAGGAGGCCTGGCCCTCCTTGACCTTATCAAATATCAAGAAGCGGCTGTCTAGGCTCAACTGCGCGACTGGTCTCTACAGGATCGCAATAAACCATGGGAAGACCTGGAGGGGAACCTCAACCATGCCTTCCCGTTACCAGTCTTGCTTTAAGTCCCTAAAATTTGGCATCCCCAGTATTCTGACCTCTATAAACTTACGAGAGATGCCCTGACGGTTTGGGGCAGAACATTGAAGGCAACAGGTGCTGTAATTCTCCCTACGTCTAACCTGTTCCTGCACACCCTGGTTAGGCATATCCCTAATCTCAGCCTTTCTTTATGTTCCGCCAATGGCATCACCACATTAAACACCCTTTAACCTTACCATTTTATCCTTCACTCAGCTGTGGGACCAATTTCATATTCCAAGGCatgatttttacaaatatttgcagGTCCAGCATTGGTTCCTCTCTCTAAGCATGCACAAACTCCCCTTACAACAGCCCCCGCCCTCCTGCTTGCTAAATTGACGTCTGGGACCAACAGGGCCGCCATTTCCTTCTGGTATACGTTCCTTACCGCAGAGGGCAAGCCCTCAAAATCTCCCTCCCAAATTTGGTGGGAGGGTGATTTCGGGCAGGTATTTCACTCGACCCAATGGGACTGCATCTTTCAAACCGCCCATCGAATGTCACGGTGCTTAAACCACACAGGGATGATGTATAAGCTGCTCAATAGGCTATATATCACCCGGACTAAACTCCATAACATTTGGGGGCGTATccattgttcctccggccgccggaaaaacaagCGCATTaaaattattaccgttaatacggtaattacccgCTGAATTtcgggagctgcgagatgaaattcagcgagtaaactaccgtattaacggtttttacgcgcaatattaccgtataaacggtaatagttttaatgcgctcgtttttccggcggccagaggaacaattgaatacgccccttggtCTGCAAAATCTAAGGCCCATTGCCCCACAACTGTGGGGTAACGGGAGATATACTGCACAAATTTTGGGGATGCACCATTGTACGCTCCTTGTGGTCcacagtatttaatttaatatcgACAGTCACCCAAATTGACCTCCCCAATGCCCCGCATATAGCTCTCCCCCACTGCCACATTCTGATTACAACTCGGGCAGTGATAGCTCAGGCCTTGAGGTCCCCTTCCCTCCCGCCTGTACCCAAGGTAATTAATAAGATCCAATtgagttttgaaatggaaacgcTAGGGGTCCCCTACTCCTCTGCTTCTTCTTCATACATGAAGTGGTTCGCCTGGCTTGGATTTATTTCCAAGGACCCAACCCCCATTGATTCCTTGCACTTAGCCCAGGGCTCCACAGGGTAGAAGCTCTGCGTAGGACTATATTTGCTGTTCCTTTGTAATTGTCTGTATAACCTGTAAAACTTGTACTGATGTGTATCACCCAAATTTCCCCCATCCCTCCCTTTCCCtcacttcatttttatttttctctctgtaacctttaattaaaaaatactttaacAAAAACTATATAACGTTTCAAGATATTGGTAGGACTTCTATATTGACTTTATACAAAAGGAGGCACTGTACATCTCACCCGTTAATGGAGGTCCTGGACATAAACATGCTGAAGACAGAGGACATGAAAGAGTGGTAGAGCTGGATGGACAACCAGCCGGACTTCTCAATGCTCCTGTTCAGGAATGTCTGTGTTCCATGATCTAAGTAACTCTGGACAAATATTGTCTGAAGATCATCACTTAATTTCTCGGTGTCACATAAATACCACTGGAATAGAAAGGGAGGGGGTTTAGTGTCTCTCCAAAATCAGAATAAAAGGTTATTCATATATGAAATTAACAGCTGTATCTATTGAATCTGTTcaagtcacttttttttttatctgttctcAGTAACCTTATACAACGATTAATATTCT
This window encodes:
- the METTL9 gene encoding protein-L-histidine N-pros-methyltransferase isoform X1; this translates as MKLFVCWVLTYVVCLAVVKKMWSGRYMRSHLSRSLYMNMLSHNQAPYWEGSHQWYLCDTEKLSDDLQTIFVQSYLDHGTQTFLNRSIEKSGWLSIQLYHSFMSSVFSMFMSRTSINGLLGRGSMFVFSPEQFQRLLKIGPDWKSHRLLDLGAGDGEVTKVMSPHFEEIYVTEMSQTMIWQLQKKKYRVLNIDEWQRTGFQYDVISCLNLLDRCHQPVTLLKEMRSVLEPTRGRVVLALVLPFHPYVENGGKWEKPAEVMDVNGTVWEEQVNSLAAVFQDAGFVVEAFTRLPYLCEGDMYNDYYVLDDAVFVLRPV
- the METTL9 gene encoding protein-L-histidine N-pros-methyltransferase isoform X2, with protein sequence MKLFVCWVLTYVVCLAVVKKMWSGRYMRSHLSRSLYMNMLSHNQAPYWEGSHQLLNMDSLSSHFIEVPQFLWYLCDTEKLSDDLQTIFVQSYLDHGTQTFLNRSIEKSGWLSIQLYHSFMSSVFSMFMSRTSINGLLGRGSMFVFSPEQFQRLLKIGPDWKSHRLLDLGAGDGEVTKVMSPHFEEIYVTEMSQTMIWQLQKKKYRVLNIDEWQRTGFQYDVISCLNLLDRCHQPVTLLKEMRSVLEPTRGRVVLALVLPFHPYVENGGKWEKPAEVMDVNGTVWEEQVNSLAAVFQDAGFVVEAFTRLPYLCEGDMYNDYYVLDDAVFVLRPV